Within the Megalops cyprinoides isolate fMegCyp1 chromosome 10, fMegCyp1.pri, whole genome shotgun sequence genome, the region AGTCCATGACAATCAACCCCATTTGTCTTGCATGTGGGTGCTCAAATAGGCTAAAAGAAGCCTGCAACTTCACAAAGCTTCATCACAAAAAACACTTGCTTTGCAATTGTTACTTTCCAATTAATATGAATGGTAATTTGCATCCACTTTGAATGTGTGAAGTCACTTTATGCAGCATTTCTTCAGGCAGAAGTGCTTTATACCACACTACTGGTACtgtttaaatttagcttgaagGTCCACGCATTTgctcacataaaataaaactatcTATTATTCAAGGTCTAAGAGAACACTTGTTTCCATAAGACCATTTGAAAATACGACATTTCTCTTGATCCttatgcaaaagaaaataaacaattaccTGTTTGAACTCACAAGTTATGTATTTGGCAGAGGCCAGATCATCTTGTGAAAAATTCAGTTAGTTTACATAAGCATACACAAGCAAagtgttacagtacatttaccTGTAAAGTATAAATGCGtttagattttgtttgttgctgAGCAAAGGAGTACAGACAGTCCCTGCTTTACAACTATTCTCATCTATGACATTCAAAATACTGCCGTTAactgtttttctgcacaaaaCCCGAATTTACCTGAAGAAAAACAGGAGTGAACAACGTTAAAAAAGCAAACTTAAAAAAAGATTGGGcgaaaaggattttttttccctattttgggtatttgttttaatttgtatcATCTTCTTTATGGTTGCTTGAccatatattttatcatttggaGTGTCCACCATATGCCAGTCTTAAGACCCTGATCTGATGTTGTAGTTCTTCCATCATTCCTGACCAATCATGCAGTCTGTGTCTcaatgctgaatatttttattgtaatgtatagtaagtacattttattatacaaatatttatacagtattaatCTACTGAATGCTCGATTAAATCCCATATGTAgtctttttcatgaaaaaaactgtCTTGGTTTAGTTATGTAACCCTTGCTTCTAATATTGCATTTAGGGGAATACAGAATTCAGTTCACAATGGTTTAGGACGGGGTTTCCAGGAATGCTTTGTATCATAAGAGTGGGGACTACCTGTATAGCCCCATTCCAGTCATCTGACCCACAAATCCTACACTGAGCAGTCTGCGATGGATTACGCAGACAGCAACCCAAAATATAAAACTGTTGTTTTAAAGTCACTACTGACACATCAAAACAAGGGAACATCCAACAACTTTTGCGCATTAAAAACTTAAATTGGATAAAACATCTCTTTGTCAAGAGAGTCATCCAACTGCCATTAAataccagaaaaacaaaaatatacagtaagggtgaaaatgcatttttatagcTAATTGAAAACAGGAGAAATATAACCCCAtactttttgcacatttgttgCACAATAATACACAGTGATCACAAAACGAAATGACAAGCTTCACAATATTCAtggcttttgtttgcttttctacACAATATACAAccatttgaatttcatttatttcatccTTTTAATCCAACGAGAAAAAAGCATATGTACAAtaagtcattattattattacttctgGCCTAGCAAATATTGTCAATTTATTTCATAGTTCAAACaaattttgtttacattttctttattacaaaacaaccaaaacGAAACTAAAATCAAGAAGCCAgtgagcaaaataataaaaaaaactgacatttaatttttttcttttgattttttttttccaggctgaTATTAAAACGTAAATATATGGATGCATTTAGAATAGcaagagatttattttaatatacaagGTCAGTCTTTGCAATGACGCACATGGAAGAAACCAAGACAATCCAATACCAACGtagcaacagaaaagaaaaaaatctgaggacATAAACTGAAGACCTAAAGAAATGCCACTGTGTCCTGTCCTAACTAACTTGGGGATGCATTAACTTatagtcaaataaataaaaacaaaaggaatcTCTTCTCTGTATAATCGTCCCTGCTTCTCCAAATATTGCACCTGTGGTTCAAGTTTGCCTACAAGAATACTTTCATTGGGAGCATTACATCAAATATTGGGATACTGCACACTTGAGACTGTTAAACTCCAATGTCTGGTTTAAGGTTAGGCCTAACTGATATGCCAACAACAAGCAGAACTTCCTGTGCTCTTAATTTGATCATCCTGCCCAACTTTGTAAGCCTTTGTCACTTCAACCAGCCATGGGAATCAATTCCTCTGAGTGCCACAAAAAACACTACAGActacagtacaaaaaacagaGGCGGCAGGAGAAGACCATGAGAGGAAACCGATTGCTGTATGACccttcccatcatcctttgGTTTAAATTCGGGGTCCATGTATAGACCCAGAAACCATGCCATCCTCTGAGTTTAAGAAGGTAGGCTAGAAATGAGAACAAGATCATCCTATCCTCTCACCTTCATCAAATCCCTAATTCAGGTTCCTGTCTGACCGCTTGGCCCCAGCTCTATCCATGCCAAACTGAGCCCTACATGATGATAACAGAGCATGAAACGGACATTTCCGACAGAGAGAACAATCGCCACTCCCCACTATTATGCAGGACGCTGATAAAACACACCGTCTCTGTCCTGTCAGAAGATCTTGGAAACCACTTCTCTTGATTCTTACCTAAAGACATGGAGAGGTATTTTGCCATCCCAAGGGTCAACTATCTGGTATGGGGGTCACTGTCAAGGAGTGCTTCTAAGCAGCGTTCCTGAAGACAAGTTGCACCAGCATTTTTTATCTGCATGGTCCAGCTATCAAAGATGAAGAActagaaactaaaaaaaaaaaaaacacacaaactggcAGCTCTGATACAACATGaggaaaaataagaaactgGAAAGCACAATGCTGTTAAGACATCCTTACACCAGTATCACCCAAACACCATCTTTGTCTAAATGGGTTAACTGGTGTTATCCAGAGCATAAAGGGCTCTCAATGTCTTATAGACAGGCAGATAGCCTCTCCTTTGGGACTGAGAACTGTAGATTTTTGGATTCAcatctccctttctgtcttccAAGTCTTTGCAAAAAAAGTGCTCCTGGAGAAAGGCTACTCCTGTGCATTGCCTTAACACACCAACTGACCCATGTCATGCTACAATGGACATATCCATCTCATTCTACAGCTCCATCTAACCATCTACTTAAAGATCCATACGGTTCATTTAACATTGCATTCTTTTATACTTCTCTTATCGTCTCCCAGGAAAGTATCTCTCAGATACGCAACCAACTCTACAGGAGACGCCGCCAATCTAAATGTCAGAGCACAGCCTGAGCTCGCAGCAGAAAGCTCTTCCCATATTTGAGATGTCTCAGTTCTGCCGAATACATAGCACAGTTGAATAAAAGCAGGAagtagtcaaaaaaaaaaaaaactaatcctAACAGACTCCAGAGTAGCATCAGGGGAAAGACACATCTGAGTTGCCTTGTGCACAAAGCCAAGCACTGCAGCTACTTCACCAAAGTTGTAACAGTGGAAACAAAGCACAGAGATGTACCCCTGGCACATTCTTTGGTCTGTCAGTGTAGACATTGGGCATTACCTCCTCAGGCAACGTTTAACATAAGCGCTTATTATCAACCCTTCATGCAATCTCTCCACTTTCATCAAAACCACTGGGCAGTTAGTTTGATCTTGTTTCAGTGATTAAGGCTGTTACTGGGTATTGGTGGAATGTCAAGCAAAGATCCATCAGTTATCTACCACGTCTCacaagggaaaaggaaaaagagtgCATAGGAAGTTAGCATTCAGACTGATGGATTTCAGCATCTTGGTTCACATCTTCTGCATCTTACTTCAATAATGAGTGTACAGTTGATGTGTTCAGCCCCTGCTTTGACATCTGTCAGCTTTGCTTTGACTTACAAAGTACTACAGGATGTGAAGGATTAGTCTGCCTTCTCCCATCTGCTCAAAaggtggtggaaaaaaaaaatcagccctTTGGCAAGAGTCCTTGTATGATTGCcagctctgtgagtctgtaaGGGGAGTATTTCCCAAATGGAAAATATCCTTGTTTAATCATTTCCACCTCTGACTATTGATACGATTCTGACAGGTCATGCTTTTAGTTTCCCTTGACACTTTTTTATGATCTAGTTGAGATGAATTTAACTGATCTCAACAACTCAGTTATTGCcaaaacctttttaaaacaaaggccTTCGTGTCCTATTCCAATTAACTGCCCAGTCCATCCATTTTCTCATAGattttttctgttcctctgcCTCATGATCATCTCCCAGGAAACAGTGCCAGTCCACAAACTCACAGAGGATCTGAAAGCCAGTGCTACCAAACAGACATTCTCCTTAATGTAAGTATGTGGCTTTATAATCCAAGACACTGCCACTGATGTCTCATTTTAAGAAGaaagcaaagtaaaaacaatgtataggcctatttaaaaaaaaaaaaaaaaaaaaaaaacacttgggcCACTGTGCTACCAGCCCCTTGCCTCAGGAAGTAAGGAAGCGATTCAAATGAAAGCCAAGGGACttgacaacaataacaataataatggtaaCAACAGTAGCAGTAAtatagtaacaataataataataattttgaagaTCTGCAATACATGTAATAAGAAAGTAAGCTCAGATGCACTGAAAGTTTGgtggctttttttctcttgttgaTTGTGTCGTTCTTACAGGTTAGTTGGTAGGCACACTGACAGGCACTGCATGCGAcagggggggtgggttggggcggggggtgggggtgcgttgcagtgtgtgtgtggggagaaggggggggccTATTTTTGTCCAGTAATGGACTGCGATATGGATCGAGGGGGGATCATGTCCAGCAGGTACTCCCTCTGTCGGTCGGCCAGGCTGGATGCTTTGTGCCCCCCAACACTTCCTGGGTTCAGGTAAGCAATGTTCACCCCTgagggaaaagggggagagggggaggttAACAGTGATGTCCGCATTGATCTGGCTGTCACAGAGTCACTATTTGCATCTACAGTGGAAACTATGCCTTTTCAGTCACAGGGCGCTCAGAATGTACAGAATACCACTGcgtaaaaaaatgtatttttgcttaTATGCTTATATATACACAAGTGATTTTTACTAATATGTGACTAAAAATGGAAGCGAAGATAAGCATGCTTGGTAGCCACAGTTAAACGACCGCAGCTCTGAAAGTTTGAGACTGACAGGTCCCCGCTGTCCACCCATGTCCAACCCCGTCGGTGATTCTCACCAGGGATGTTGTAGAGCTGGCGTCTGCTCTCGTGCTGCGCCCGGCTGCCGCCGCCTCCACAGCGCTGCTTGCCCGCCATGCCCAGGAGGCCGCTGGCCACCGACAGCTGGGAGGCCTGGGCAAAGTTGGACAGCACCCCCCGGGCAGAGCTGGTGAGGCCCCGCTGGAGAGAGGCCTGTGATTGGGAGGCCTGTGGCTGGGAGGTCtggaacacaggcagagagagaccgTTTTACCGGTCTCACCCACACCGCACATCACAAGCCACTGTGCTCACTGATGCAATGCACCATGGTGCTGTTATTTTGGGCTGAGCCTGAGTCGACACATTAAAGCAGAGGTCTTCACAGCacacaatatacagtaccagtcaaaagtatggacacacctactcacagaagggtttttctttgtttttactactttgcacattttagaataatagtagaGACGTCAAAACTATAAAAtagcacaaatggaattatgcagtgaatAGAGAATACATGAATAGAGCTCTAAGAAAGCTCATTCAAGACCACTCTGACCACTGAAGGACTGAAATAAAAGTCTGCATGGAGTAAGCCTGCCATACCTGTCTGAGCGCGTGGTGCCGGATCATGGTCTCAGCCTTGCTGACGCTGGGGACAGTCTGGGCAGAGCTAGGGGACAGGgcagcctgctgctggagccTCTGTTCAATCTcctgtgacacaaacacacacacacacacgcaaacaagTTGGTTAGACAGGCAGCAAGGTGGTCaggacacaaaaacagcaaggtAACTAGCTTAGAGTGAGACGCTGATGCTCCACCCATGATCCCGGTTTATTCAAACCTCAGTTTCCTCAGCTCAATCACTGATGGCCTTCCTGTATACCTCCAAACCTTTTGCTGAGGACTTGAGACAAGTACTGCGAGTATGACTACCATCCACACCTTGctttcactgctttttttcccccccaaagtGACCTCCTCTTTTGACCCTATTATTGCTTTGGGAGCTTTGGAACGACAAACCTGGATATAGACAattctttctgttttaaattgggtgtttttttctggaactGCTCCATCTGGAGCACTTTCAAAAGAAAAGTAAGTCATTTCCTCTTGCAATAGTTAATACGGCGGAGCCAATGAAAGACGCCAGGGGAGCTCAGCTGACCTGTTCCTGCTGTAGGGCCTTAACAAAGGCGTTCTTCAGCCGGTTGGTGTGCTCCGCTTTTAAGGCCTTCTTCTGATTGGACGTCATGCACAGCTCGCAAAGGATGCGCCCGCCCTTCTCCTGCTTCCAATGCGGGGTGAAGTCCGTCCTGCACTGGGCACATATGAAGGGCTCCATGCGCGACAGTGGCGGACGTAGTTTACctgtggggacagagaggggggcactCAGGTACAACAGGTACCAACAGGTACAGTGGGACGCATCTGCGAGTATGAGAATTACAGGTTGTTAAGTGTCTGCTGTTCAGTCTCAAAAATGTCATCATGACTCAACAATGGTGACTACATAGAACACATTCACATCACTCTGGGACAGCCATGATACCTACCCTAATTAACCAAGATAGCTAAACACCATTTATAGCTCTGCTGGAAGAAGAAATCTTACTCGGCATAATGGTTACAAGAAATAGCATAGTGGACTGAATATTCTCACATTCAGTCTTGAATTGTCTGAAAGGTCGCCATTTTACTTACTGACCAAGGTCATGTTAACGTACCTCTGctattctagtttttttccttGCAATGTGTGCTCACCCAATTTCCACCATCCTAGTTTAATGATTCCATTAATTATTGCAATGATCTCTTTCCGGTTTCCTCTACAGCTCATCTGCCTCCATCTTCTCATTTCCTTGTGCTGTATTTTGGCATTCATCAACCGAACAGTCTCCTCTCTATAAATCGCACAAATCCAAGACAATGATCTTTTTGCACCTTTAACAACCAGCCCACCTTCCATGCCCCGCCCACTCACCCTGGCTGTCGATGACGCTCtgcaccacctcctccagccccaCCATGTAGATGAACTCGCTGTTGGCTGCTGAGGGCAGGAAGTGCAGCAAAGGTGCAGGCGGTTTCGGCGGTGGGATCTCTAGGAGGGTCTTCTCCAGCTGTTTGCGCAGGGCCAGCTTGGCAGCCGCCTGGCTGCTGACCGAGTCTGACAAGGACCCCGCCCCTGGGCTGGGCAGGGGTGAGGGACTCACGGCACCCACGCCTACCACCCCTCCAACTCCGCTGGCCCCGGCTGCCTGCATGTGGGCTAGGTTCATGTAGATGGCAGAGGATCCAGATCGCTGGGGGGCTGACACCTGCTGGTTGGAGGCCTGTATTGCGCATGGAcagaacaaaatgcatgttgGTGCCCCTGACTGATCTCAACTGAGATGGTCTAGAGCAGAGGTTCTCAAATATTATATTTCCACGGTTAACTATTGGACCATACAACCTGTGGAAGTCACCAGAAAAAGTCTGATAACCATAGGTCTAGAGGGCAAAATATGGTGtcaaaaacccacacacaggtTCCCCATCTCCTGGATACAGGCAGCTGGCCTATTACCGTCTGGTAGCTGACAGCATTGTTGATGTTTCCAGTGGTGGATCGCATCATGCCAGGCTTGGAGGGTACCCTCTGGCCCTGCAGTTGGGCGGGATTGGGGGCGATGACCCGCTGAGACATCATCattggagggagggaggcattGGCGGCTGATCTGATCACCGTATGACCCTGTAGTGGAGGGTTTGGGGGTGAATCGTAGGAAGAGACATTTACATGCAAGAAAACATTGTCCCCAAGACCCATATCCTCTatagccactagatggcagccTTTACAAAGGTAATAGAGCAAAACCAAGGTACAGGATCATACCCAGTGGAGGACGATATTTCACATGAAGCCTGGCCAAGAACAAGCAAGCCATTGTGagtcattttttacatgtgGAACTCATATTGCCAGCCTAACTTTCGGCTACATCAGTGAATTACATAAAAAGGTCTGCCACTTACTAATAGCATGTATTACACCATGTTCCCACCCGTCACACACATAAAAGGGCACTTTTGGCTGACTGAAAAAATTATCTGTAGTTTGCCTCATCATTGAATAAATATCTTCACCTGGACCCAATTTTAAGGCCTAAGTACAAGgtcattgaaaatgaacccaGGAAAAGTATTCAGTCAGCTGCTCAGTATCTGTAACTACGGAGCCTGTAACTAAGAGCATGTGGTCAAAAAATTGTTAGTAGCCACTAATTACTACTTTGAACCTTCAATTTACCAATCAGAACCCTCAATTTAACAATGTACATCCTCAGATTATCAATTCAAATGAGGGTTCCAGTTAGTAATTCTAGAGTACAAATTAAGAAATTGAGGACTCCAATTAGTAAATTGAGGgttcaaaatacaaattttataGTATAGATTATTCATCTGAGGTCTTTGTATTATTACTCAGGGATACCAATAAGTGAACTGAGGgtccaaaaatgaaattagtGTGTATGAGTTAAAAGGGGAATTTTTATTTGACTGTCCTCTTTGCGACTCAGTAACTAGTCACACTTCCCtgggattttattttctcacagaaccacTCTCTTTTGAGACAAACAAATACCCATAGCCACACACATAGATCatcaagcacatacacacacaataaagcaaaacaaccaAACAGTTACGGACATCAACAGTAGCACAGatgaaagtgagagaaaaaaaaaacacaattgtcTAAAAGAAAGACGGAAATGTCCGAGGTTGAAGAATGCAGGTACAGAGAGGAGCAAACACACGGCCCTGTCCCACCTGTACAGTGCGGAGGTTCTGTGGCTCCGGGGTGTGGAGGCCGGGCCGCATGGGCAGCTTGCTCATCCCCTGGGAGCTGTGAATGGGGGGCGGCTGCACAGAGGAGGCGGCGTTCTGCACCACCGGCACCTGGGGCAAAGACGCGTGGTCAAAACACGGGACGTGTCACAGCGGTCCCGACAGGGCATGCAATCCACTGCAAAGCGGAGGAAGCTCGTTTTTGAACGGAAACAAGTTTACTCGCTGCCAGCGTGCTATTTCCATCCGACTGTCAAGCCACCGGACTTTGGGGGGAGACCGCAACGGGAGAGAAAATGATTAGGCTGTACTTGGgagggtcatttttttttttcttttgcaaaggCACGGCGCAACCCGTTTTCCACCGCACACGCAGACGACATGCTAGGACGGGTCTGGCGGAAGGCCAGGCCGGCAGCAGCGTGCTCCCGCTGCCCGGGCTGCTGAGAGTGTACAGAGAGTGTGGGGAGAGTGCCGCTGTGAGACGCTGACCTTCTGCACCAGGTTCTCCTTCTGCATCTGGCTCTGCCGCAGCTTCTTCAGCAGCACCAGCCGGGCCTCCTCCAGGCGCAGCTCCTCTCTCAGGGCCTTGATCATCTGCTGCCGCTCCTCGCCGCTCTTACCCTAATGGACAGACGCAGcggcacgcacgcacacacgcaaaccacacacacacacagacacaacacacacacagacatacacacacacacagacacacacacacacagacacacacacacacacagacacacacacacaacacacacacacagacacacagacacacacacacacagacacacacagacacacacagacacacacagacacacacacagacacacacacaacacacacagacgcaggcACAGGCatacaagcacatgcacacacccaccagatacacacacatacaagcacacagacacacacacacacacagagaaacgcCCACAGGAACGCACATACCCAAACAATTCACACATGCAGGGAAAACACAAAGGCAcgcacacataaaaacaatacacacatcCAGGCGAacagacacatatacaaacaGGAGCCTCAGTGTTGGATGACGTCAGAAAAGCACAACATACACAGAGCATATGAATGTGTGGCAGATACGACTGGGCTAGTTTTTGTCCTCACTGATGCAGCATCCTATGCAAGGAATGAGCATTTTGTGGCCCTAAAAAATTCCCCCTCATACCTTGAACATCTCCACACTGGCAGCTCTAAGCCTCTCCTCGGCACGTGAGGACCCTCTGGGGCTGGAGGCCTCGTTGTCTGACAGGACTATCACATCTGGAGAGGGGGTGTTGCGCTCTCTGTCCACATCACTGAGGGAAGGAACAAGGGTGAATTGGcactaaaaacaaatacatatgcagGATTCTTACCTCGCTCTCtcccgaacacacacacacacacagacacagacacaaatacccacacacacacacacacacacacacacacacacacacacacacacacacacacacatatacacacatatacacacacacatacacacacacacacacacacatacacacacacatacacacacacatacacacacacatacacacatacacacacacacacacacacacacacacacacacacacaatgcagaagAATGCAGTCTAGGCCTTTGGAGCCTGAAGTAGTTCTGTACctccattaaaaatatatatttggtCCTACAAGGATGAATGGGCTTCCAATCTAAATACAAGACTTCAATCAAGAAATTAAATATCTTAGAATGTAAACCAAAACTGTTCCAAGGCCAGCAGAATGGCATTTCCCTTGCCTGCCACCCGCACCCCACCCATGCTGTGCTGCCTCCTGCACTCACCCCCGCCTGGCGCTCATGTCCACGGGCTCGTCCCCCATGTTCTCCTTCCCGCTCTTCCCCACGCCCCCGTGGGCGGCCGACCCGCCGCGCAGGCTCCCGTTCATCTTCTCCTCGTAGCACACAGGCCCCGTCAGGCCCTGGCCCCCTCCCGGGGAGCCCTTGGCCTCCCCCGGGACCCCGGTGGCGCCCGCCTCCAAACCAGCCAGGTCCTTGCGCTTGAGCAGGGCCAGCATCTTGAGGCGCTCCATGGCCTCGTGGCCCTCCATCTTGAGCCGCTTGGGCAGAGCCTCGTCCCGCTCCTCGGGGGCGTCCAGGCCGCGCTTCAGCAGGTTCATCCGCAGGGTCTCCTCGCTCATCCGCTCCATCCTGTgccaggaggggggggggttagtggaACGGCTTGGGGAGCACTCGGCTACGCGCAAGGAGCGTGACAGGGATATGATGCACAGCTTGGGAGCGGCAGTCACCACAGCTGAAAGTGACCCGAGTGTGCTGTGCACCCGAGGAGGCCCCGACGCTGCAAATTCAGATTCCCCTACACCGGCGCTGCCATTTAGATTACACAAAACTCTCAAGCTGTCTGTGACATAAAGGAAGCGTGACCAGCTTCCTGCGTTAAATCTCAACCTAGACAAAGTCTCGAAAACAAGAAGCAGAGAGTACTCAGAAGGAGTAACACGAGGAAGAGGGTGATGCATTAGAATGACGTGTTAGGTCCAAAGCTGTCTGTGCTGGACCGGAACCAGGGATCTACCTGCGTGCCAAATTGTTCTCCATCCAAAACGACGTCTCGCTTACATGAGAGGTAGAAAGCAATAAAGAAATTGTTTCAGGAACTGAGGTAAGGAGAGACGGCGAGAAGGCAAGGAACAAGAGTACTAGTGGAAATAAACTGAGGCTGATACTGCACCACTGTAAGGGAAAACAAAGCGTCTGCAGACTAAGCAGGGGGCTGTGATTTAGGGACATGAAAACAGACAAGGAACAGTGAATCAAAGCCACAACACTAAAGAGTTACAGGagggtgtggtggtgggggaggggagcgcTAAAAGCCAACGTACAAAGCACTGGATGCTCCACTGACAGAAAATGAGATTTAAGTGGATGGGTTTTCACTCGCTATCCATGAGTCTGCTGCCACACCTAAGGATTTCCCTGTATGCCTTTGGCTAAGAAGGCAAAGAAAAATGCTCTGTAAGCCCAATAAATCAAGCATACTGTCTCCTCAGAGATCCACATGCAGAAATGAATATGTACATCCTCACAAACAAATCcattcactgtctctgtgtgtcagagcaTGTCTGTCTGCCGATGACAAACTATCATTTTCTTCAAAGATTAATGaagtatttcattttccatACAACCCCGACAGAGTAGTTTGTTTTCAAGATTCACACAGTGTTGTTTCATATCAAATTTGTCACGCAAACAGATATGAATTGTAAGAAGGTTGCTTGTcacaaatgtacaaacacaatatttctgtgaatgccacacagacactgaagtGGTGTTTGAAGTGCTCTGGTATGAAGTTAATATGCACAGAGCTGTACAAATTTAACATCCCAAACCcaaacattttcagtgactACCCCTCCCTGCCGCCACTCCTTACCCCATAAATCTTTTCTAAagccaagagaaaaaaatggttgttaTCTGAagaattaatacatttatattcttAAGTCAGCTGCATCACacaaaaatgatgcattttgtaCCTGCTAAGGAGAGGTTTGCACAGCCATCTGCAAAGGCAGCTCTAGTACAGTTTCCACCCCACAACATAAGCATTCCACATCAGCACCCCACACTGCACTCTTTCATTTTATGTGGATTACTAATCAAATTCAATGCTAGATGGGCTAAATTAAATCCACTCACCTGACAACACAAGGCAGGGGGGTGTTGAAATTTGcctgtacattttttgttgttaccaTTACTTTGCAGATAGGAACATAAAAAAGTCTTTAAATGTCCACGGGGGAGACGACAGCCtaaatatgtatgaatttaaaaacagttcAATTTCGTGCACAGCCGAATGCAACCTCCTTGATTTTTGTACTCGAAACAAATGTTAAAGCGCAA harbors:
- the LOC118784873 gene encoding transcriptional repressor p66-beta-like, which gives rise to MERMSEETLRMNLLKRGLDAPEERDEALPKRLKMEGHEAMERLKMLALLKRKDLAGLEAGATGVPGEAKGSPGGGQGLTGPVCYEEKMNGSLRGGSAAHGGVGKSGKENMGDEPVDMSARRGDVDRERNTPSPDVIVLSDNEASSPRGSSRAEERLRAASVEMFKGKSGEERQQMIKALREELRLEEARLVLLKKLRQSQMQKENLVQKVPVVQNAASSVQPPPIHSSQGMSKLPMRPGLHTPEPQNLRTVQGHTVIRSAANASLPPMMMSQRVIAPNPAQLQGQRVPSKPGMMRSTTGNINNAVSYQTASNQQVSAPQRSGSSAIYMNLAHMQAAGASGVGGVVGVGAVSPSPLPSPGAGSLSDSVSSQAAAKLALRKQLEKTLLEIPPPKPPAPLLHFLPSAANSEFIYMVGLEEVVQSVIDSQGKLRPPLSRMEPFICAQCRTDFTPHWKQEKGGRILCELCMTSNQKKALKAEHTNRLKNAFVKALQQEQEIEQRLQQQAALSPSSAQTVPSVSKAETMIRHHALRQTSQPQASQSQASLQRGLTSSARGVLSNFAQASQLSVASGLLGMAGKQRCGGGGSRAQHESRRQLYNIPGVNIAYLNPGSVGGHKASSLADRQREYLLDMIPPRSISQSITGQK